The genomic DNA GGATATTTTGCATTACAGTATCACCCGTATTTGTAATAACTGTCGTAAACGTAATGACATCTCCAATCGTTGCTGTTTGATGATCTGCCGTTTTTACAACTGTCGTTGAGACATTTTGAGGAATAAACGGAATAACAACTGTATTGCTATCACCTTCAACTACTACTGGCGGCTCATTCGGATTTACAATTGCGAGCCCATTTGCTATAGCAGTATTTGTGACTAAGTTATTTATTTGCCCTCCTATTATTACAACTTGGAAATTAATAATTGCCGCATCATTTGGCTGAAAATCACCTAACGGAATACCGGTATTCGGATTTACAAATGGAAGAGGTACATCGTTTACCGTTACCGTACCATTTATAAATAACGTATTCGGATCAACGATATCTGTTAACACGATGTTGGTCACAGGAACTGTACTATCATTTATAACGGCAATTCCGTAAGTGACAACATCCCCTACCATTGCCACTTCAAAGTTTGCTCCTTTTGCAACAAATAAGATTGCAGTATTTACCGTTACAATAACTGTATTGCTCGTATCCATCACTGTAACTGGCGGTTCCCCTGGTACTAAAATATATTCTGCTAACGCCCCAGCAACGTTCACTACTGTACCACCATCTGGAAAGCTCGTAATCGTAGCTTCATATGTTACAATCGCCGTCTCACCGACTGGAATGTCTACAATCGTAAATCCAACCTGCGGATTTACTCCCGGACGAGCTACTCCATTTACAGTTACACTATTTGGTACAAAAACAGCTTCCGGAGATAGGACATCGATAAATTGAACATTCATCGCATCAGCAGTACCAGTATTTAATATTCGAACCGTATACGTTACCGTTTCTCCTACTCCAACAATTGAATGATCTACTTCTTTTTGCATATCTAAACTGCCTCTATTTACTGGTGTGACTGTCGTATTACTTGAATTCGTAATTGTAAACGGAGGTTCTCCTGGAATTAATTCGAAATCACCCGTTACTCTCGCTGTATTCATAATGCTACTAGAAGGCGGAACTGCGATTACATTTACTGCAAAGGTAATTAATACACTATCCCCTACTGCAAGATCAGGTAATGAAAAGCCTACAAATGGATCTAAACCCACTTGTGGAATCCCATTTATTTGTACACTTCCGGGAACGAATTCTAAACTAGGTGATGGAACATCAATAAACTGAACATTTGTCGCTGTTACCGTTCCTGTATTTGTAACTTGCACACTATACGTTAACGTATCTCCTAAACGTGTTGCTTCTTTATTTACAGATTTTATAACGCTGAATCGTCCTCTATTTATCCTTGTTATTGTCGTATTACTCGGCTCTGTTACTACAACCGGTGGCTCTCCTGGTACTAAAGTAAAGCTTCCTGTTATATTTGCAACGTTCGTAATTGTTCCTGATGCCGGGATGTTTGTAACTGTCGCTTGAAACGTCACTACAACCGTTTCACCAACTGGTATATCTCCAACTCCAAAGCCAGTAATCGGATTTAAGTTTGGTTGCAGGGCTCCATTTATCGTTACACTATTTGGTACAAATGACGCTCCTGCTGAAATAGTATCAATAAACTGAACATCATTAGCTGTTACTGTTCCTGTATTCGTTATTTGAACCGTATACGTTAATACATCCCCAACTAGGGTAGCAGCCCTATTTACCTGTTTTATAACATTAAATTGTCCTCTATTTACAGTTGTAAGTGTTGTATTGCTCGGTTGATTTACTATCACTGGTGGTTCTCCTGGTACTAATACAAAGCTTCCAGTTACATTTGCTGTATTAACAATTGTTCCATTTGATGGAACACTAACCACTGTTACTTGGAATGTTACTTCTACACTTTCACCTGGATTTATATCTGGAAGCGGGAATCCATTATTAGGATTGAATCCAGGTTGTAACACACCTTCTATCGTTACACTGTTCGGCATGAATGCTATAGAGGACGGTAATACATCACTATATTGAATATTCGTCGCTACCACTGTCCCTGTATTTTGAACTACTGTTGTATATGTGATTGTATCGCCTACTGCAACAACCGGCTGACTTACTGATTTTAATACATTCAAACCAGATTCATTTATTTCTGTTAATGTCGTGTTACTTGTCGTCGTCTCCGTAATAGGCGGCTCTGTTTCACTTACAGCAAATGTTGCTGTAACGTCTACAAAGTTAACAATCGTTCCACCTTCTGGTATGCTTGTAACCACTTCCTGATATGTGACAAGTACAAAATCATCTACAGGTATATCTGGAACTGTAAAACCAATGAAAGGATCTAATCCTGGTGCCGGTACCCCGTTTATACTCACACTTCCTGGTACAAATGCTACTCCCGCGGAAGTCGTATCAATAAATTGAACATTCGTCGCTGGCACTGTTCCGAAATTAAAGATCAATACATCATACGTTAATATTTCTCCTACAGTCGCTACTTCTTTATCTACTAGTTTCAATGGAAAAACAAACGCTATATTAATCGTCGTAACGACTAAATTTGTTAATATCGTTTCCGTAATCGGTGGTTCTTGCGGATTTGGTTGTGAAGTAAATGTAACGTCTGCATCATTTAAGATGACTTCATTATCTGGAATTTCTGTAATCGTCACTTGGAACGTTACCTCAATACTTCCACCATTAATTAATAATGGCGTAACTGTAAATCCTATTTCTGGATTTAAACCAAGTTGCTGCACCCCACCTATTGTTACACTATCTTCTACAAATGTCGTTCCTTCTGGTATGACATCTTGGAAGAACACATCTGTAACTGGTATAATTCCTACGTTTGAAATGAGCACGGTATACGTTAATACATCCCCAACCGCTCCGGTTGCAACGTCAACTGTTTTTGTTGCGGTTACTTCACCGGGAGGAGGTAACGGTATTGTAACTACCGTTGTATTACTTGAGTTCGTTGTTGTTACAGGTGGTTGTAAAGGATTTAATAAGAAAGTGGCTGTAGCAGATGCTGTATTTAATACTGCTCCGCGTGTAGACGGTGCAATTACCGTAACTTGGAACGTTACTGTCAAGGATGTTCCAGCTGCAATATTAGGAAGCGGGAAACCGACATTCGGGTCAAATCCAGGTTGTGACGTTCCATTTATCGTTACACTATTTGCTACAAATGTTGTTTCTGGGGCAATTGGATCAATGAAAGAGACATTTGTTGCTGTTACTGTTCCATTATTTCGAATAACAACAGAATACGTGTAAGTTTCTCCAAGTGCTGCTTGTTGTACAGATGAAGATTTTTGTATATTTAACTGTGCTGTGTTTACTTGCGTCACTACAAAATTACTGTTTGTAACAGTCGTTATTGGAGGATTTGCTGGATTTATAAGAAAACTTGCAGTAATGTTCGATTGGTTTCTTATATTTCCACCGCTCGGAATACTCGTCACTGTAACTTGAAACGTAACCGTGGCCGTTTGCCCGACCGGAATATTTGGTAACGGGAATCCTGCCATAGGATCCGCGCCTTGCTGAACGACTCCGTTTATCGTCACACTATTTGCTACAAACGCAGTACCAGACGGAATTGGATCTTGGAAAATAATATTCGTTGCAGGAACAGTTCCTGTATTTTGAATAAGAATCGTATACGTTAACGTATCTCCTACACCTGCTTGCAGTGTATTTACACTCTTCATTACATTCAGTGATCCTACATTCACTCGCGTCACAACAATATTACTAATCGTTACAATTGTAATTGGTGGCTGGAGAGGACTTACTTGGAAATCAGCAGTTACATTCGCATTATTCGGAAGAACTCTATTTGGTGGTACACTCGTAATCAACACTTGAAAAGTAACTGTTACCATCCCTCCTACTGGAATATTAGCAAGTGGAAATCCAGTTGTTGGGTTTAAACCTGGTTGAGGCGTTCCATTTATTATTACACTATTTGCTACAAACGTTGTTCCAGATGGAATTGGATCAAGGAATGATACATTTGTAGCTGCTACCGTTCCACTATTTTGTATACGAACTGTATACGTTAACGTGTCTCCTACACCCGCTTCAGTAGCGCTTACACTTTTTATTACATTTAAACCTGAAGAATTCACAACTGTCATAACAGTATTACTTGGTTCTGTTACAGTAATTGGTGGCTCTGTTGGATTTACTAGGAAATCTCCTGTAACATTCGCACTGTTTACAACGTTGTTTCCAAGCGGAATTTCATCAATCAATACTTCAAATGTAACAATTACACTCGCACCAGTAGGCAAATCATTTAGCGGGAATCCAAGTTCTGGATCTGCCCCTTCTTGTAAGACCCCATTCACAAAGACACTGTTTTCAATAAATAATGTACCTTGTGGAATTGAATCTTGGAAAAATACATTTGTTGCTGGTACACTACCCGCGTTTATGATTTCGATTGTATATACTAAAACATCCCCTACCGTCGCAACATCTGTATTTACTGATTTCACAACTTCAAAATTCCCTGATTGTACAGTTGTATTCACAATGTTACTCGGAACATTAATTGTTACTGGTGGTTCACTCGGATTCACTTGAAAACTTGCTGTTACATTTGCTTGATTTAAAATATCTTCATTTTCTGGATCCTGTACAATTATTACGTCAAATGTGACTACAACGGTTTGAGCCGCAGGAATATTCGGAAGAGAAAATCCTGTATTCGGATTCAATCCACTTTGCGGTACTCCATTAATTGTTACAGAATTTGCAACGAAAGAAACAGCTGAAGAAATAGCATCTTGGAAAAACACATTTGTTAACGGAACATTCCCTGTATTTTGAACGGCAATTGTGTATGTTAAAGTGTCCCCTACTGCCGCTTGTGTTGTATTCACTTCTTTTATTACATTTAAACCGCCTGTATTAACTTGTGTCACAACTGTATTCGTTTGTCTATTAATCGTTATCGGTGGCTGATTCGGAATAACGACGAAATTAGCAGTTACATTTCCGCGATTCGCAATCGTACCTCCCGATGGCGTCGATGTCACTCGGACTTGAAAAGTAACCCTCCTACTTCCGCCAGGAGATATATTAGCTACCGTAAACCCAGTCGCTGGATTGGCCCCAGGTTGCGAAACTCCATCAACAGTTACACTATTTGGGATGAAAGTCGTTCCAATTGGGATTGGATCTTGAAAAATAACGTTCGTTGCAAGTACATTTCCTGTATTTTCAATTGTAACAGTGTACGTGAGAACGTCATTCACTGTCGCAAAAGCTCTATCCACTGTTTTTCTCGTTCTTATATCAGCTATATTAATTGTCGTAACTACAGTATTACTTGTCGCTTGCCCTGAAACTGGTTGTTGGCCAGGCACTGGGGTAAAGGTAAATGTTGCACTTGCACGATTCGGAATTGGATTGACAAGAGGGTTCGATGTTACTCGAACTTGAAAGCGCACTACGGTCGTTTGCGAAGCATTAATACTTCCTAGATTAATACTACTTGCTGGATTTGCTCCTGGACGTGCTACTCCATTTACCGTAACGCTGTTTGCGACAAATGTTGTTCCTGCAGGAATACTATCAACAAAAATAACATTGTTTGCAGTAACGTTTCCATTATTCGTCACATTAACCGTGTACGTTAATACATCATTAAGCGTTGCCGTCTGTAAATCTACAGATTTTTGCATACTTATAGTTGCTTGGTTCACTGTCGTTTGTACTGTATTTGAAGTAGACATACTAGTAATAAGTGGACTACCGATGAAAGGACGGAATTGATATGACACCATTGCACGATTTGAAATAGGATTTGGATTCGGGAATGATGTTATTCGAACTTGAAATGTAACAACTCTTTGCGTGTTATTTGGGATTGTACCTAAATTAATTCCATTAGCAGGGTTTGCATTCGGCTGCGTTACTCCCCCTACCGTTACACTACCTGTAACAAACGTCGTTCCGCTCGGAATACTATCACGTAATACAACGTTTTCTGCGCTTCCTGTTCCTGTATTTGGAATCGTAATCGTATAGGTAAGAGTATCCCCTACCCCTGCGACTGTTCTATTAACCGATTTAACTGGATTAATAATTGGACCTGTCGCATCAATTTGAACACCAAAACCAGCTGCAGCGTATCCATCTCCATTTGTAACGAAGCGAACAGTTGCTGACGTTTGATTGTTTACTAAAGATGAGGAGGCATCTACATTCGTAATATCCCACCCTTGTCTTCGGACGGCCAAAGCTACCCCTAACGGCTGATTTAAATCTCCAAATGTACCGCTCGTATCTAAATTTCCACTGTCATTACAAATTTGTGACTGAAAGAAATTATTCGCGGGATTTCTCGGTCCGAATAACGCAACTGTAGTATTCGCATTCGGCCCAAAGCGAAGTTGATCTCCAGAAATGTTAGAATCACCTTCTTGGGCAGTTACAAGTACCCTTCCTGTTACAGCTCCTGTTGCCGGAGTAGCAAATCCAGAAATAGTAGCATCAACTGGTGGTGATGAAGCATCGATAATTTCTTGACCTGCATATACTGACAAATTTCGAAGTGGTAAACTTGCATTTTGATACACAACCTCAAGCGTCCAGCCAGCTGAACGACTAATTGTTGGATCAGCTGAAGTTCTTGTAGCCGGTACGGCCCCTGTCGTATAAGTTCCTGCCCCACCTACACTAACAAGATTCGTTACATTAGCAGAGCGAGCATAATAAAACTGGTTTCCTACTGAACCTTGCTGCGCGGTAGCAGGGTCTGGCGTAACAGAAAACGTTCCTGCTGGTGTTGTAAATGTAATATTATCATTTAAAAATGGTAATACATCTTCTGTATCAGTCCGGAAAGTTCCTGCCCAAACTAACTCTGCATACAAAATACTACTCCCTGCAGGAAGATTTAAAATTGCACTTGAAGAATTCAATCGCCAGTCATCCGTTGTACCTGCTGGGAACCCTGGTACTTGCAGCGCTGTATTTACCGTTGTAAAAACAGCAAGTGTACCAAAAATATTACCTGGTGCAGGCGATGTGGGACTAAGTCCTAACGTGTTCCCAGTGAACGTGACGGCACCAGTTACTGTTGTCGTAAAGCGATTCAAAAAAGGCACGTAATCATCTCATTTCATTTATAGTAAAAAGTGCTCTATACTATAAAATGTAGACAAACTATGCAATGTACTTTGTCCAACAAAATTCCGCACATACGAAAGGAGCTTACTACACTATGCGCTATGTTATCGTAACAGGAACTTCACAAGGTTTAGGTGAGGCAATCGCCGCGCAATTGTTAGAAGAAAACACGAGTATCATCTCTATTTCTAGAAGAGAAAATAAAGAACTTACGAAACTCGCAGAACAATATAATAGCAATTGTTTCTTCCACTCCTTAGATCTTCAAGATGTACATAATTTAGAAACGAACTTTAACAAAATCATTTCATCTATTCAAGAAGACACTGTATCCTCTATTCATTTAATTAATAATGCGGGTACAGTTGCTCCTATGAAGCCAATTGAAAAAGCAGAAAGTGAACAATTCATTACGAACGTCCACATTAATTTACTTGCACCTATGATTCTTACATCTACTTTCATGAAACATACGAAAAAATGGAAAGTAGATAAACGCGTTATTAACATTTCATCTGGTGCAGGAAAAAATCCTTATTTCGGATGGGGTGCTTATTGCACAACGAAAGCAGGTGTAAATATGTTTACACAGTGCGTAGCAACTGAAGAAGTGGAAAAAGAATATCCAGTAAAAATCGTCGCTTTTGCACCTGGTGTTGTTGATACAAATATGCAAGCGCAAATTCGTGAAACAAATAAAGAAGACTTCATAAATTTAGACCGCTTCATCACACTAAAAGAAGAAGGAAAACTACTGTCACCTGAATACGTTGCGAAAGCAATTCGTAACTTACTAGAAACTGAGAATTTCCCGCAGGGTGAAGTAATTCGAATTGATGAATAACAAAAAGGCACGCTATAATAGCGTGCCTTATCATTCTATTTCTCTAAAAATATAAGTACAGACTCTATCATCTTCTCATAACCAATCTCTTGATAAATTTTATTCGATGTTGGATTTGCTAGGTCCGTATATAATGTCGTTGTTTTGTAACCTTCGTCTAACATACACTGACTAAGTGCCGCTACACAATTAGATGCGTATCCCTTTTTCCTTGCTTCTTTCGGTGTATATACGAAATTAACTGTTATATTGTTTGTAGTTGGTCTCGTTTTTGCAGCTACAGAAACAAGCTTCCCGTCTACTTCTAAACCAAATAGACGACGGTTAGTAATTAATGTATGAGCGGTTTGTTTCGCTTCTTCTTTCGTAGTAGGAAGCTTCACATCTTCGCAAAATTGGTATATCCACTGTTCTATTAATGTTAGCTCATCACTACTTACTTCTCGAAAGACTCCATCTCCGTCCCACTTTTTCTTCACTTGTTTTAATTCATATATACCTTGCTCCATCACAACCGTAGTTTTCTTATTTTCTAACACTGCAATCTCTTCCGCTAATCTCTGTACAATTTTCTTATTACCGATTAATCCAGGAACATTTGGATATACTTCCGCTAATTTTTTTGCAAGTTCCACGATGTCCTCTCCCATCATTTCAGACGTAGCAACAATAATTTGTTTCTTTTCTTCTGTTTGAAGAAATACAATTACAATTTCTTCCTCTTGTTTTGCTACCCCCATAAATATCGGTTGTTGGACCATTCGTAATACACCTAATATGAGATTGTTTTCCTGTTCATTCTTTTCTAAAAATGGTGTAACCTCTTCTTTAAAATTAAGAATCTCTTCATATACATGTAATTGAATCATCGACAATCTCTTCTCTCTATTTATAGTTTCATTAAGTATTGGCGATTAATTCATTAAATCCTTCTTTTACGATTCGATAATATTCAAAGCTAACATATTCAAATCATTTTCCGCTTGTAAAATTCTCTGTTTTTCCTTTTCAAATACCTCTTCTTCTTTTCGAAATGACTCTTTTCGATTTTTAATCATGCGCTCCATTTCTTTTTTACTCGGTCCACCGTATACCTTTCTTTTTTGAATAAATGCTTCTGGCGATATAATTTCTTCCCACTCTTTTTCTAATAAATGTATTTTAAATTTTTCTTGTAAGTAAATATTTACATCTTTGAAATGTAATTCATGAAGCTCCTTTTGTTGCTCCAATGACATATTTGCAATAACACTTGCTGCATGATGAGCATGCCGAAATGGAATATCATAGTTTTTTGTTAAAACATCTGCGAAATCAGTTATCGTAATTGCATGTTTATAGGAACGATCTTTCAACGTTTCTTCTTCTACTTTCATCGTTCGAATGACTGCATTCATAATACAAAAAACACGAATAGTCTTTTCAATTCCTTTATATAAATACGGCTGCAAGTCATCTTCTGTATCGACAATATCACCAAATGGTGTATTATGAACCATTTGAAATACTGTAAATGCTTCCCCTAAAGCACTACTCGTAATTGCACGGGCGTGTTCAATTGAAACTGGATTTCGCTTTTGCGGCATAATACTACTAATTTGTACATATGGCCTTGCAACAGTAATACCATCATATTCTTTCGTCGCTAATAGTAAGAAGTCATGAATCCATCTACTCGTATTCGTCATCATTACCATAAGTAACGAGCTAACCTCTAATAAATAATCCGCTCCAGCGACAGCATCATATGAGTTCTCAATTACATTTGTGAATCCAAGTAAATCGGCAACTCGCTCTCGTTTAATTGGGAAACTTGTTGTAGAAAGAGCAGCGGCTCCCATTGGCGATTGATTTAAAAGTTTGTACGTTCGTTTCATTCTTTCTAAGTCTCTCTGCATCGTATCATAAATCGCTAACGTATAATGACCAAATGTTGTTGGCTGCGCTGGTTGTGTATGTGTATAAGCTGGCATAATCGTTTCCTTATGATCATCGGCAAGTTGCAGCATACTTTCTTGCAATAACAAATGATGTTCCATTAATCGTAGCACATATCGCCTTAAACTCATGCGATACATCGTTACACCCATATCATTTCTACTTCTACCAATATGCATATTACTTACAAAATCGCTTTTCGCTTCTTGAGAAATTAAATGTTCCACTAAAAAAAAGAGATCTTCATGCTGCTCTGTATATAGCAATTGATCTTTTTGTATTTCCTCTACTTTTTTAAGTGCGTTTAATATAACTTTAGCTTCTTCTATTTTCATTACACTTTCTTCCGTCAGCATCATAATATGTGCTTTATGCACTTGAAACATATCTTTCAGTAAATAATTACGCTGAAAGTCAAATACATGTTGTAATACACAATCTACATATGTTTTCCCAGGGAAATCAGCGCCTTCACTCTTTATAAACTCTTCTTTCCTTTGTTTCATCACCTTTTCCCCTCTCACCTAAGTATTACTACCCATCATACCCAGTGATGGCAAAAAAGTGCTTGTACATAAAAATAAACTCGGCGCTTTAAGCACCGAGTTTATTTAATAAAAGTCGCATCATACTTATCACTTTGCAACACTTGGAAATGTAAGTTTGCTAAATGTTTCCGTATTTCTGCACTGTCGTCTTCATTTAAATTATTTGCTAAGAACACTATTTCTGTACAGTTCCCGCGTTTATCCATCGCATAAACTGCTTTTGTAACTGTCCATGGCGTATAGCCATTTTTTTGCCCTGCATGTCTAAATGTTTTACGGTATTTCTTAGCGCTCATATCTGTTTCAACGATATTTGCCCATACTTTTTCTTCTGCTTCTGTCAGGCCACCTTTATGATTTGCCTTTTGAAGCAGTACCATATAATCATTTGCAGAAGCCGCTGGTAATCGATCTGACCAAATTTTATCGTAACGTTCCTCTAAATACAGAGGAATTTCCTTCTGTAATAATGGTCCTTTCTTTTTTAAGCGTTCATGAATAATCATCGCATATTCACGATATTGCTCTTGAGACATTTCTTTTAACTTTTTCTCTATTTTATATTTCGGAACATGTAGTTCTTTATGCAAATATCCAGGGATATATAAAGATGAAACAATCGGAAATAGTGGCTGATGTGCTGGAAGTGATAAACTTTGTAAATTTCGATTAATATTATCTAATCC from Bacillus basilensis includes the following:
- a CDS encoding DUF11 domain-containing protein, with product MPFLNRFTTTVTGAVTFTGNTLGLSPTSPAPGNIFGTLAVFTTVNTALQVPGFPAGTTDDWRLNSSSAILNLPAGSSILYAELVWAGTFRTDTEDVLPFLNDNITFTTPAGTFSVTPDPATAQQGSVGNQFYYARSANVTNLVSVGGAGTYTTGAVPATRTSADPTISRSAGWTLEVVYQNASLPLRNLSVYAGQEIIDASSPPVDATISGFATPATGAVTGRVLVTAQEGDSNISGDQLRFGPNANTTVALFGPRNPANNFFQSQICNDSGNLDTSGTFGDLNQPLGVALAVRRQGWDITNVDASSSLVNNQTSATVRFVTNGDGYAAAGFGVQIDATGPIINPVKSVNRTVAGVGDTLTYTITIPNTGTGSAENVVLRDSIPSGTTFVTGSVTVGGVTQPNANPANGINLGTIPNNTQRVVTFQVRITSFPNPNPISNRAMVSYQFRPFIGSPLITSMSTSNTVQTTVNQATISMQKSVDLQTATLNDVLTYTVNVTNNGNVTANNVIFVDSIPAGTTFVANSVTVNGVARPGANPASSINLGSINASQTTVVRFQVRVTSNPLVNPIPNRASATFTFTPVPGQQPVSGQATSNTVVTTINIADIRTRKTVDRAFATVNDVLTYTVTIENTGNVLATNVIFQDPIPIGTTFIPNSVTVDGVSQPGANPATGFTVANISPGGSRRVTFQVRVTSTPSGGTIANRGNVTANFVVIPNQPPITINRQTNTVVTQVNTGGLNVIKEVNTTQAAVGDTLTYTIAVQNTGNVPLTNVFFQDAISSAVSFVANSVTINGVPQSGLNPNTGFSLPNIPAAQTVVVTFDVIIVQDPENEDILNQANVTASFQVNPSEPPVTINVPSNIVNTTVQSGNFEVVKSVNTDVATVGDVLVYTIEIINAGSVPATNVFFQDSIPQGTLFIENSVFVNGVLQEGADPELGFPLNDLPTGASVIVTFEVLIDEIPLGNNVVNSANVTGDFLVNPTEPPITVTEPSNTVMTVVNSSGLNVIKSVSATEAGVGDTLTYTVRIQNSGTVAATNVSFLDPIPSGTTFVANSVIINGTPQPGLNPTTGFPLANIPVGGMVTVTFQVLITSVPPNRVLPNNANVTADFQVSPLQPPITIVTISNIVVTRVNVGSLNVMKSVNTLQAGVGDTLTYTILIQNTGTVPATNIIFQDPIPSGTAFVANSVTINGVVQQGADPMAGFPLPNIPVGQTATVTFQVTVTSIPSGGNIRNQSNITASFLINPANPPITTVTNSNFVVTQVNTAQLNIQKSSSVQQAALGETYTYSVVIRNNGTVTATNVSFIDPIAPETTFVANSVTINGTSQPGFDPNVGFPLPNIAAGTSLTVTFQVTVIAPSTRGAVLNTASATATFLLNPLQPPVTTTNSSNTTVVTIPLPPPGEVTATKTVDVATGAVGDVLTYTVLISNVGIIPVTDVFFQDVIPEGTTFVEDSVTIGGVQQLGLNPEIGFTVTPLLINGGSIEVTFQVTITEIPDNEVILNDADVTFTSQPNPQEPPITETILTNLVVTTINIAFVFPLKLVDKEVATVGEILTYDVLIFNFGTVPATNVQFIDTTSAGVAFVPGSVSINGVPAPGLDPFIGFTVPDIPVDDFVLVTYQEVVTSIPEGGTIVNFVDVTATFAVSETEPPITETTTSNTTLTEINESGLNVLKSVSQPVVAVGDTITYTTVVQNTGTVVATNIQYSDVLPSSIAFMPNSVTIEGVLQPGFNPNNGFPLPDINPGESVEVTFQVTVVSVPSNGTIVNTANVTGSFVLVPGEPPVIVNQPSNTTLTTVNRGQFNVIKQVNRAATLVGDVLTYTVQITNTGTVTANDVQFIDTISAGASFVPNSVTINGALQPNLNPITGFGVGDIPVGETVVVTFQATVTNIPASGTITNVANITGSFTLVPGEPPVVVTEPSNTTITRINRGRFSVIKSVNKEATRLGDTLTYSVQVTNTGTVTATNVQFIDVPSPSLEFVPGSVQINGIPQVGLDPFVGFSLPDLAVGDSVLITFAVNVIAVPPSSSIMNTARVTGDFELIPGEPPFTITNSSNTTVTPVNRGSLDMQKEVDHSIVGVGETVTYTVRILNTGTADAMNVQFIDVLSPEAVFVPNSVTVNGVARPGVNPQVGFTIVDIPVGETAIVTYEATITSFPDGGTVVNVAGALAEYILVPGEPPVTVMDTSNTVIVTVNTAILFVAKGANFEVAMVGDVVTYGIAVINDSTVPVTNIVLTDIVDPNTLFINGTVTVNDVPLPFVNPNTGIPLGDFQPNDAAIINFQVVIIGGQINNLVTNTAIANGLAIVNPNEPPVVVEGDSNTVVIPFIPQNVSTTVVKTADHQTATIGDVITFTTVITNTGDTVMQNIRFQDMLDSSVRFVLGSVTVDNIPVPNVSPVSGFLVGNLNPGEARTVSFQVVVQSAPNGSGNYINQASIRFEHQVGTVLPPVTQIVESNMVVIPFIPTIEQICETNFNCLDKIPFQCSPCIQLHGHKK
- a CDS encoding (S)-benzoin forming benzil reductase gives rise to the protein MRYVIVTGTSQGLGEAIAAQLLEENTSIISISRRENKELTKLAEQYNSNCFFHSLDLQDVHNLETNFNKIISSIQEDTVSSIHLINNAGTVAPMKPIEKAESEQFITNVHINLLAPMILTSTFMKHTKKWKVDKRVINISSGAGKNPYFGWGAYCTTKAGVNMFTQCVATEEVEKEYPVKIVAFAPGVVDTNMQAQIRETNKEDFINLDRFITLKEEGKLLSPEYVAKAIRNLLETENFPQGEVIRIDE
- a CDS encoding GNAT family N-acetyltransferase, whose product is MIQLHVYEEILNFKEEVTPFLEKNEQENNLILGVLRMVQQPIFMGVAKQEEEIVIVFLQTEEKKQIIVATSEMMGEDIVELAKKLAEVYPNVPGLIGNKKIVQRLAEEIAVLENKKTTVVMEQGIYELKQVKKKWDGDGVFREVSSDELTLIEQWIYQFCEDVKLPTTKEEAKQTAHTLITNRRLFGLEVDGKLVSVAAKTRPTTNNITVNFVYTPKEARKKGYASNCVAALSQCMLDEGYKTTTLYTDLANPTSNKIYQEIGYEKMIESVLIFLEK
- the argH gene encoding argininosuccinate lyase; the encoded protein is MKQRKEEFIKSEGADFPGKTYVDCVLQHVFDFQRNYLLKDMFQVHKAHIMMLTEESVMKIEEAKVILNALKKVEEIQKDQLLYTEQHEDLFFLVEHLISQEAKSDFVSNMHIGRSRNDMGVTMYRMSLRRYVLRLMEHHLLLQESMLQLADDHKETIMPAYTHTQPAQPTTFGHYTLAIYDTMQRDLERMKRTYKLLNQSPMGAAALSTTSFPIKRERVADLLGFTNVIENSYDAVAGADYLLEVSSLLMVMMTNTSRWIHDFLLLATKEYDGITVARPYVQISSIMPQKRNPVSIEHARAITSSALGEAFTVFQMVHNTPFGDIVDTEDDLQPYLYKGIEKTIRVFCIMNAVIRTMKVEEETLKDRSYKHAITITDFADVLTKNYDIPFRHAHHAASVIANMSLEQQKELHELHFKDVNIYLQEKFKIHLLEKEWEEIISPEAFIQKRKVYGGPSKKEMERMIKNRKESFRKEEEVFEKEKQRILQAENDLNMLALNIIES
- a CDS encoding serine hydrolase — its product is MKKTIVCAVIVGIFVLLISGNFLVKKVWSSNNDDAQYIASFIEEHKDEKNSALLVKRNDKIVYSVNPNVVLPVASTMKLIVALEYTKQVTEGKIDSSRFVSINDVNRYYVPNTDGGAQDRWQRYLERTGKITEGAVSLEEVAKGMVKFSSNANAEYLMEVLGLDNINRNLQSLSLPAHQPLFPIVSSLYIPGYLHKELHVPKYKIEKKLKEMSQEQYREYAMIIHERLKKKGPLLQKEIPLYLEERYDKIWSDRLPAASANDYMVLLQKANHKGGLTEAEEKVWANIVETDMSAKKYRKTFRHAGQKNGYTPWTVTKAVYAMDKRGNCTEIVFLANNLNEDDSAEIRKHLANLHFQVLQSDKYDATFIK